One Alicyclobacillus acidoterrestris DNA window includes the following coding sequences:
- a CDS encoding cupin domain-containing protein: MILVHEQNIEAQGTDYELKSLLNGDGVQFGIVRIPVGARIPLHDAGTHEQNEYSYIIKGFLMMQSGETEYRVKAGDATLIPAGESHWCYNDGDEEAFVVWSLVRGFA, translated from the coding sequence ATGATTCTCGTACACGAACAGAATATTGAAGCACAGGGCACAGATTATGAACTGAAGTCGCTTCTGAATGGAGACGGTGTGCAGTTTGGCATTGTGCGGATTCCAGTTGGCGCTCGAATTCCGCTTCACGACGCAGGCACACATGAGCAGAATGAGTACTCGTATATCATCAAAGGTTTTCTCATGATGCAGTCCGGGGAGACGGAGTATCGCGTCAAGGCAGGGGATGCTACGCTCATTCCCGCGGGAGAGTCGCACTGGTGTTATAACGATGGGGACGAGGAAGCGTTCGTAGTTTGGTCTCTCGTGCGTGGCTTCGCGTAG
- a CDS encoding hydantoinase B/oxoprolinase family protein: MLKADVFTYEVVRDSLMAIGEEMFYALARTSMSPIIYEVLDFASGLTDAKGQLLTQGNGVTGFIGMLTFMVKETREKFGTNLHEGDMIILNDPYGGGGSHLSDVGLVMPIFVDGELVAFSANKGHWTEVGGKDPGSWTTDSTEIYQEGLQFPAVKLFDGGKLNQALIDMIAANVRFPDLSLGDLWAQVAGVRTGEKRVRELCQKHGTSVVLQSIDYLLRHGEQLARRELAKLPNGVYMAEDFIDDDGLGNGPFRIVCKVTITDDDFVVDFTGSDRQAPGPINCSYSGLVSSVRAVFLAATNPSLDVNDGVFRPLRVISEPGSIIHAERPAPVSTNWESRNFAADVAWKALSPALPDRLTAGHLESVCAVILGGTKPDTNEPFLVVEPSVGGWGAGLGMDGQNGQFCIGDGETYNVPVEVAETRYGVRVREYSFRCDGAGAGQFRGGCGVVRSYEALTDNQFVTASFGRHKYGPWGAAGGAAGSRNEVEIIRSNGKREGPFGKCARRTLHKGDVVRLITATGGGYGNPLRRTVAAVLEDVKNGWIRVDQAKNVYGVLVNPDTYALEGLTDERRAYV; this comes from the coding sequence TTGCTAAAAGCCGATGTCTTTACCTATGAGGTCGTTAGGGATTCGCTTATGGCGATTGGGGAAGAGATGTTTTACGCACTGGCGCGCACCTCAATGAGTCCTATCATTTACGAAGTACTGGATTTTGCATCTGGTCTCACGGATGCCAAGGGACAATTGTTGACCCAGGGGAATGGCGTGACCGGGTTTATTGGGATGCTCACGTTCATGGTCAAGGAGACCAGGGAGAAGTTCGGAACGAATTTGCACGAGGGCGACATGATTATCCTGAACGATCCCTATGGCGGCGGTGGATCGCACTTATCCGACGTGGGCTTGGTGATGCCGATTTTTGTGGACGGTGAATTGGTGGCGTTTTCGGCGAACAAAGGGCACTGGACGGAGGTTGGTGGGAAGGATCCGGGGTCGTGGACAACGGATTCCACGGAAATTTATCAGGAGGGCCTGCAATTCCCGGCGGTCAAATTGTTCGATGGCGGAAAGCTGAATCAGGCTTTGATAGACATGATTGCCGCGAATGTCCGCTTCCCGGACCTCTCTCTTGGCGACTTGTGGGCGCAGGTGGCAGGGGTGCGCACCGGGGAGAAACGCGTTCGCGAACTTTGCCAGAAGCACGGAACAAGCGTAGTTCTCCAATCGATTGACTATTTGCTTCGTCATGGGGAACAACTTGCTCGGCGCGAATTAGCCAAATTACCGAACGGCGTGTATATGGCGGAGGACTTCATCGACGACGATGGGCTTGGAAATGGGCCGTTCCGAATTGTTTGCAAAGTGACCATCACGGATGACGACTTTGTCGTCGATTTCACGGGCAGTGACCGCCAGGCCCCTGGCCCTATCAATTGCTCTTATAGTGGATTAGTCTCCTCTGTACGCGCGGTGTTTCTGGCAGCGACGAACCCGAGTCTCGACGTCAACGACGGCGTCTTTCGGCCGCTAAGGGTGATTTCGGAACCGGGATCGATTATTCACGCCGAACGCCCAGCCCCTGTCTCAACCAACTGGGAATCGAGAAACTTTGCTGCAGACGTGGCGTGGAAGGCGCTTTCTCCGGCTCTCCCAGACCGTCTCACAGCAGGGCACTTAGAATCGGTTTGCGCCGTGATTCTCGGTGGCACCAAACCAGATACGAATGAGCCGTTTCTCGTTGTCGAGCCTTCGGTCGGCGGCTGGGGCGCGGGACTTGGTATGGATGGACAGAATGGTCAATTTTGCATCGGCGATGGGGAGACCTACAACGTCCCCGTGGAAGTCGCCGAAACCCGGTACGGCGTGCGCGTGCGAGAATATTCTTTTCGGTGTGATGGGGCAGGTGCGGGGCAATTTCGGGGAGGTTGCGGCGTCGTTCGCAGCTACGAGGCGCTCACTGACAATCAATTTGTGACGGCTAGTTTCGGCCGGCACAAATACGGACCTTGGGGTGCTGCTGGCGGTGCGGCGGGATCGCGTAATGAAGTTGAGATTATCCGTTCGAACGGGAAACGCGAGGGCCCTTTTGGAAAGTGTGCGCGTCGCACGCTGCACAAAGGCGACGTAGTGCGATTGATCACGGCTACAGGCGGTGGCTACGGGAATCCGTTGCGCCGCACGGTCGCGGCAGTGCTAGAAGATGTGAAGAATGGCTGGATTCGGGTCGACCAAGCCAAGAATGTTTATGGCGTCCTTGTCAATCCAGATACCTATGCGCTAGAAGGTCTGACAGATGAACGGAGGGCGTACGTATGA